CCTCTGATCTTCCCAGCTCCATCAGTTTGTCTGAATGTTTCACTTTCGTGTCGTAAACGACGTGGTAAGCTTCCAAGTTTGGGAATTTCTTAGTCACTATCTCGATCCAAGCCTTGTCTTCCTCAATAAACACTGAACACAAGAGATTTCGTTAGCTCTGTTTTGTGTAAGAAACAGAGGAAATAAGAACACTTACAGGTACGACCACCATGGTTGAGAGATGCCCACATCGGGCTGTCGTGACCTAAACCAAAGACGAGGAAGTTACATGGTGACTTCTTGTCCAAGACTCTCTTTGAGACAGAGATTTCGTCGAATGTCTGTTGTGGAGTGACGTTACTGGTGGCGTAGTGAACCAATGCGTCGGATAAAGAAATTGGCATCTTCGTGCATTGTTGTGTTGTTGGGCATCCTTCTGGTTTAGCCTGGTCTTGCTCTTCTTTCTCTTGAGAGAGATTGGTTTTGGAGATGGGCTTTGAAGAAGATATGTTTGATCTTGCAAAGAAGATGACAAGAAAGATCAAGATTGAGCAGCATGTGAATATGACCTTCAGATTGACAGAAGATTGAGATTTGGTCCTCATTTTCTGGATGAATGAATACAACAATGAAGGGTTCTGAAAATAATGAGAAatgtattatacatatatagaaGAGTTGTTGTATAATGTAAGAGAAAAGAATGTGAATGATTGAGGAAGTTGAGGAGGACATGAAAGCTACTAAGGTTGCTGTTCTTCCAATACAACAGCAGTTGGTGGTGAATTCATATACTAACAAATTGATTTTCATATTATAatgtatatatctattttatatattcataatAATTGGAAGATGTGTAACGTAATGGGGAAATTTCTGGTTTTAAAATTGATGCTTGAAAGAGAAGAATCTGATCGGCAGTAGTAATATTGATCCAAAACAAGACAGGTGTTAAGAGGAACCAACATGGTGGTTGCAACTTTATTGTTCCTTGCTATTTAAATAACCCATGTTGATTTTAACAACTTTTGTCCTTTGTTTCTTGCACACTAAATTTTTTCTAAACGAATTAACATCAccgtttgtttgtttgtattcGTTATAAAAGATTCCTTCATTTGATAATTTCCATAACTTCAACTTTCAAACATGTCCAGTTCGACTCGGTTTAATTAAACCAAAGAGTTTTAGCTCAGACATTGAAAAACCAAACCAATCATCTTtgtggcttttttttttcttctcttcaatgGTAATGTGCAAGAGTTGGCGACAAAAATCAAGAGCTTACTGATTTGGATTCTTTCTAAGAAATAACAGGTCAACAACATATTTGTTTTAGTTATCTTTAAGTTATAAGCCAATAAATTGTGAtcccaaaccgaaccaaatgaTAAACGGCTTGCACGGTAATAATTTACAGGGAAGAAAGTTAACGAGGCAGTCACTAGTTAGACTAAATGCAACGTTTTTAAATCCGATCCGGACACTGAACCTGACGACTTACCAAATCACTGGATCGATCGCGGGTGAACCGCtggttaataaataaataaataaattttattatataataatatattaggtatgaaaataaaaatgttaaaaaaataatagtttggatatgtatatattttatgtttaaaaagtatttagaaaatacttaactttagcttttatatttttattttcatttgacatgcaaaatatcaaaaaatagtttagactatttaatattttgtgtaACAAAATAAGAATTATGACAtcttaaaaaatcaagatataaaattcataaatatttaaatgtctaatgcgaataataaattaaacttcaaatttaaaataaaccaaaagtaaaagatcattgtaataaattgtcaataacagaaataaactaacatcaaatcacatcaactaattttggttctctctGTAATCgttcatttcattttctttaggTGGAGAGTAAGCTGTCACTCAAACAAATATCTACTTaacaaaaataaccatattattattagttacTCATGAATAATAGGAGTGTATTATGCTAACGATTTAGAAAAGCTAGAGTAATCATACATGGTCTGTTTAATAGCTTCCTACGACGATACAAAATGTTATCAGATAGAAATTTCCAAGTGTTTTTCCAAACAACTTCTGGCTTCGATAGACTCATTGACATGAGCATGATCACAAAACACTGACGCATATATGATGCTGAACCTGTAAAATTCGTCCTCACAATACCGTCAATGTATTCTTGATCATCTTCTAACAAACCCCGAGCAAAGCACATCTCTTTGTAATCTGGATACTGAACATTGTTAAATGTTTTGATTTCCTCAAAAGATGTAGGACCCCTTACAATGTTCAGCAAGACTCGAAGGTAGTAGGCCTGTTCTATTTTCCGTGGTGCTAAGTTGATTATGCCAATACTGTATCCTCTCTTCCTATCAGTAATTTTCCGCTGTTTTTTATTCCAAATAAACTTTGTTGGGATTTCAGATAGTGTCATCTTCCTTGCAACATCACTGATTTTGTTTAGTTCAAACCATCCCATGAACATTGTATTCTCGATAAGAACGCGACTGGTAACTTCATCATAGGTGTCATCATCTTTGAAAATGACAATCTGCTTTCCCGGTAAATGAAACTGTATCCTCTCAACTGGTATGGGTCGattgtgtatattaaacttaAACGTTCTCCATGCACCTTCCGAAAAAGATACATATCTGCATATGCgtgtcaaaaaaaattaattagccATTAATCCTCAACGTGGTCAAAGTTTAGACATGTCATAGTTTGTTCCAAAGATAGACAAAACTAATATTCATGTACATGCAGTTGAAAAAAATccttaatttcatttttttttctcttatgttgctGCTCCATCAGTACCGCT
The nucleotide sequence above comes from Brassica napus cultivar Da-Ae chromosome A9, Da-Ae, whole genome shotgun sequence. Encoded proteins:
- the LOC111200262 gene encoding glucuronoxylan 4-O-methyltransferase 3-like, producing the protein MRTKSQSSVNLKVIFTCCSILIFLVIFFARSNISSSKPISKTNLSQEKEEQDQAKPEGCPTTQQCTKMPISLSDALVHYATSNVTPQQTFDEISVSKRVLDKKSPCNFLVFGLGHDSPMWASLNHGGRTLFIEEDKAWIEIVTKKFPNLEAYHVVYDTKVKHSDKLMELGRSEECRSVTDPRNSKCELALKDFPADFYETKWDLIMVDAPTGYHEEAPGRMSAIYTAGLLARNREDGETDVFVHDVNRPVEDEFSATFLCKGYMREQNGRLRHFTIPSHRARAGRPFCPVDVNRRR